One genomic region from Paramormyrops kingsleyae isolate MSU_618 chromosome 24, PKINGS_0.4, whole genome shotgun sequence encodes:
- the LOC111842334 gene encoding uncharacterized protein encodes MRGTKERGDILQKDDKPIACFRDLKPGDVVLARWSDNKFYSATVDYIGTADKTVDAKKGTRKDIKTKDAAAERFYNLPSLPQVPKKTNVVLLSCGSYNPVTNMHLRMFELTREHLQIKGHYEVVKGIISPVGDGYNEKGLIEASHRVEMAKLAVENHSWIEVDSWESRQAEWLETVKVLRHHRQELLSQELDWHNEGLHTLHCALLNCRSLTDKTAFLNDLTVAKNLDMLLLVETWQKPEDNLHLNRLTPLGYSFLCKPRLTGRGGGLAVIHRDCVKTAIVEFHGITSFEYLACKIAGKAPLHVILIYRPPKPHPNFFLDLNEMLSLVCGMSTAVILLGDFNIHVDTDCPSASELCSVLNSFSFVQHIDFPTHDKGHTLDLVCSTGVQNVCTCQGRPLLCSFRVPSPFDQQALLVIPSFMFCLINPVLFAGAASGSSAPSLCTMPRSRSRAVQNHDGTSGSFVGISDHKLVEFSFSYPLPSELSMCMSVDASCLRDGPRLMLLCGADMLNSFVVPGLWKLEHIEEIIKNFGLVCITDDGSDLEAIIQGSDDLRPHFHNIHMVCESTVKESSADIPRMLQCGQTVQNLLPQPVLSYIRQRRLYTAENEQRNADVMSAPLQKHAGKYD; translated from the exons ATGCGAGGGACGAAGGAGAGAG GTGATATATTACAGAAAGATGATAAACCCATTGCTTGCTTCAGAGATCTGAAGCCAGGAGATGTAGTACTGGCAAGATGGTCTGACAACAAGTTCTACAGTGCCACAGTGGACTATATTGGAACAGCTGACAAGACGGTGGATGCTAAGAAGGGCACAAGGAAGgacataaaaacaaaagatgCTGCTGCTGAGAGATTCTACAACCTCCCATCACTGCCTCAG GTACCAAAGAAAACCAATGTGGTGCTGCTGTCTTGTGGCTCCTACAACCCAGTCACAAACATGCACTTGCGCATGTTTGAACTGACACGTGAGCACCTGCAGATCAAAG GACATTATGAAGTTGTGAAGGGGATCATATCACCAGTGGGCGATGGCTACAACGAGAAGGGCCTGATCGAGGCCAGCCATCGGGTGGAAATGGCCAAGCTGGCGGTAGAGAACCACAGCTGGATTGAGGTGGACAGCTGGGAGAGCAGGCAGGCCGAATGGCTGGAGACAGTCAAAGTGCTAAG GCATCACCGGCAGGAACTGCTCTCCCAGGAACTAGACTGGCATAACGAAGGACTACACACTCTCCACTGTGCGCTCCTGAACTGTAGGTCGCTGACGGATAAGACTGCTTTCCTCAACGACCTGACTGTTGCTAAAAATCTGGACATGTTGCTGCTTGTGGAAACATGGCAGAAACCAGAAGATAACTTGCACCTAAATCGACTTACACCTCTGGGTTATAGTTTTCTTTGTAAACCCCGTCTGACGGGCAGGGGTGGTGGTCTAGCCGTGATACACCGTGACTGTGTTAAAACCGCAATTGTTGAGTTTCATGGGATTACATCCTTTGAATATCTGGCTTGTAAAATTGCTGGAAAGGCTCCGTTGCACGTCATATTAATCTACAGACCTCCGAAGCCTCACCCTAATTTTTTCCTTGATCTCAATGAGATGCTTAGTCTTGTTTGTGGCATGTCTACCGCTGTGATTTtgcttggtgattttaatattcatgtgGATACTGACTGTCCATCGGCTAGTGAGCTGTGTTCAGTACTGAATTCTTTCAGTTTTGTGCAGCATATTGATTTTCCAACGCATGATAAGGGTCATACCTTGGATCTTGTTTGTTCCACCGGTGTACAGAATGTATGTACATGTCAGGGTCGGCCCCTGCTGtgctccttccgtgtcccttccccgtttgaccagcaggcattgctggtcatcccgtccttcatgttt tgtttaataaaccctgttttgtttgctggagccgcaagtgggtcgtccgccccttctttgtgcaccatgcctcgttcccgttcccgtgccgtccaGAACCATGACGGTACATCTGGTTCATTCGTTGGAATCTCAGATCACAAGCTGGTGGAATTTAGTTTCAGTTATCCACTGCCAAGTGAATTATCCATGTGTATGTCTGTCGATGCTTCCTGTCTTCGTGACGGGCCACGGTTGATGCTTCTCTGTGGTGCTGACATGCTGAACTCCTTTGTGGTGCCGGGGCTGTGGAAGCTCGAGCACATCGAGGAGATCATCAAAAACTTTGGACTGGTGTGCATCACCGACGATGGATCCGACCTGGAGGCCATTATTCAGGGCTCCGACGACCTCCGGCCACATTTCCACAACATCCACATGGTGTGCGAGTCGACGGTCAAGGAGTCGAGCGCAGACATCCCCCGCATGCTGCAGTGTGGTCAGACTGTGCAGAACCTGCTGCCTCAACCGGTCCTCAGCTACATCCGGCAGCGGCGCCTCTACACCGCTGAGAATGAGCAGAGGAACGCAGATGTTATGTCGGCTCCTCTGCAGAAACATGCAGGGAAGTATGACTGA
- the LOC140582418 gene encoding uncharacterized protein: MHLRMFELACEHLQIKGHYEVVKGIISPVGDGYNEKGLIEASHRVEMAKLAVENHSWIEVDSWESRQAEWLETVKVLRHHRQELLSQELDWHNEGLHTLHCALLNCRSLTDKTAFLNDLTVAKNLDMLLLVETWQKPEDNLHLNRLTPLGYSFLCKPRLTGRGGGLAVIHRDCVKTAIVEFHGITSFEYLACKIAGKAPLHVILIYRPPKPHPNFFLDLNEMLSLVCGMSTAVILLGDFNIHVDTDCPSASELCSVLNSFSFVQHIDFPTHDKGHTLDLVCSTGVQNVCTCQGRPLLCSFRVPSPFDQQALLVIPSFMFCL; this comes from the exons ATGCACTTGCGCATGTTTGAACTGGCATGTGAGCACCTGCAGATCAAAG GACATTATGAAGTTGTGAAGGGGATCATATCACCAGTGGGCGATGGCTACAACGAGAAGGGCCTGATCGAGGCCAGCCATCGGGTGGAAATGGCCAAGCTGGCGGTAGAGAACCACAGCTGGATTGAGGTGGACAGCTGGGAGAGCAGGCAGGCCGAATGGCTGGAGACAGTCAAAGTGCTAAG GCATCACCGGCAGGAACTGCTCTCCCAGGAACTAGACTGGCATAACGAAGGACTACACACTCTCCACTGTGCGCTCCTGAACTGTAGGTCGCTGACTGATAAGACTGCTTTCCTCAACGACCTGACTGTTGCTAAAAATCTGGACATGTTGCTGCTTGTGGAAACATGGCAGAAACCAGAAGATAACTTGCACCTAAATCGACTTACACCTCTGGGTTATAGTTTTCTTTGTAAACCCCGTCTGACGGGCAGGGGTGGTGGTCTAGCCGTGATACACCGTGACTGTGTTAAAACCGCAATTGTTGAGTTTCATGGGATTACATCCTTTGAATATCTGGCTTGTAAAATTGCTGGAAAGGCTCCGTTGCACGTCATATTAATCTACAGACCTCCGAAGCCTCACCCTAATTTTTTCCTTGATCTCAATGAGATGCTTAGTCTTGTTTGTGGCATGTCTACCGCTGTGATTTtgcttggtgattttaatattcatgtgGATACTGACTGTCCATCGGCTAGTGAGCTGTGTTCAGTACTGAATTCTTTCAGTTTTGTGCAGCATATTGATTTTCCAACGCATGATAAGGGTCATACCTTGGATCTTGTTTGTTCCACCGGTGTACAGAATGTATGTACATGTCAGGGTCGGCCCCTGCTGtgctccttccgtgtcccttccccgtttgaccagcaggcattgctggtcatcccgtccttcatgttttgtctttga
- the LOC140582419 gene encoding nicotinamide/nicotinic acid mononucleotide adenylyltransferase 1-like yields MPRSRSRAVQNHDGTSGSFVGISDHKLVEFSFSYPLPSELSMCMSVDASCLRDGPRLMLLCGADMLNSFVVPGLWKLEHIEEIIKNFGLVCITDDGSDLEAIIQGSDDLWPHFHNIHMVCESTVKESSADIPRMLQCGQTVQNLLPQPVLSYIRQRRLYTAENEQRNADVMSAPLQKHAGKYD; encoded by the coding sequence atgcctcgttcccgttcccgtgccgtccaGAACCATGACGGTACATCTGGTTCATTCGTTGGAATCTCAGATCACAAGCTGGTGGAATTTAGTTTCAGTTATCCACTGCCAAGTGAATTATCCATGTGTATGTCTGTCGATGCTTCCTGTCTTCGTGACGGGCCACGGTTGATGCTTCTCTGTGGTGCTGACATGCTGAACTCCTTTGTGGTGCCGGGGCTGTGGAAGCTCGAGCACATCGAGGAGATCATCAAAAACTTTGGACTGGTGTGCATCACCGACGATGGATCCGACCTGGAGGCCATTATTCAGGGCTCCGACGACCTCTGGCCACATTTCCACAACATCCACATGGTGTGCGAGTCGACGGTCAAGGAGTCGAGCGCAGACATCCCCCGCATGCTGCAGTGTGGTCAGACTGTGCAGAACCTGCTGCCTCAACCGGTCCTCAGCTACATCCGGCAGCGGCGCCTCTACACCGCTGAGAATGAGCAGAGGAACGCAGATGTTATGTCGGCTCCTCTGCAGAAACATGCAGGGAAGTATGACTGA